A window of the Nocardia sp. NBC_01329 genome harbors these coding sequences:
- a CDS encoding AI-2E family transporter, translated as MTEPKPSAADAVHPIVRQTAEWAWRLLVIFALIGVLAAAVRRLDTVVIPLSIAMLAAALLAPLVDWMQRRGVPRGVGVFVALLGSLGLVAGVVTFVVEQFVVGVPQLSDEFTNSIHKVQDWAINGPMHLSDEQIRNAGDATVRAIQSNQDTLTSGALTTATMIGHILTGTFLTLFILIFLLYSGDQIWHFITRVVPTAHRERVRTAGELGFGSLVGFVRATVVVAAVDAIGIGAGLALLGVPLALPLASLVFISAFIPIIGAFLAGFVAVFIALVTKGFVTALIVLGIIVAVMQLEGHVLQPLLLGRAVRIHPLAVVLAIAAGVVLGGIAGGLLAVPLVAVLNTAIRSLLATDPEELLGELTPDRKGIYVAEPDSPEVGDHSTVGPQTLGRFDIGALLAEAQRRLPLARTADPDPRGTDTLTRPDPVADRRENRDEQGLPRVPPPPYPGMP; from the coding sequence GTGACCGAGCCGAAACCATCTGCCGCAGACGCCGTTCACCCCATCGTCCGGCAGACCGCGGAATGGGCCTGGCGGCTGCTGGTGATCTTCGCCCTGATCGGGGTGCTCGCTGCGGCAGTGCGGCGGCTCGACACCGTGGTGATCCCGCTGTCCATCGCCATGCTGGCGGCCGCGCTGCTCGCCCCGCTGGTGGACTGGATGCAGCGGCGCGGGGTACCGCGCGGGGTCGGTGTTTTCGTGGCACTGCTCGGATCGCTGGGCTTGGTCGCCGGGGTGGTGACCTTCGTGGTGGAGCAGTTCGTGGTCGGTGTGCCGCAGCTCTCGGACGAGTTCACCAACAGCATCCACAAGGTCCAGGACTGGGCGATCAACGGTCCGATGCATCTGAGTGACGAGCAGATCCGCAATGCCGGTGATGCGACGGTCCGGGCCATCCAGTCCAACCAGGACACGCTCACCAGCGGTGCCCTCACCACTGCCACCATGATCGGGCACATCCTGACGGGCACCTTCCTGACCCTGTTCATCCTCATCTTCCTGCTCTACAGCGGCGACCAGATCTGGCATTTCATCACCCGGGTGGTGCCGACGGCGCACCGGGAACGGGTGCGCACCGCCGGGGAACTCGGGTTCGGATCGCTGGTGGGTTTCGTGCGGGCCACCGTCGTGGTCGCCGCGGTGGATGCGATCGGTATCGGCGCGGGACTGGCCCTACTGGGGGTGCCGCTCGCGCTGCCGCTGGCATCGCTGGTGTTCATCAGCGCGTTCATCCCGATCATCGGCGCGTTCCTGGCCGGTTTCGTGGCTGTGTTCATCGCCCTGGTCACCAAGGGTTTCGTGACCGCGCTCATCGTGCTCGGCATCATCGTGGCGGTGATGCAGCTGGAGGGGCATGTGCTGCAACCCTTGTTGCTCGGGCGGGCCGTGCGGATCCATCCGCTCGCGGTAGTACTCGCGATCGCCGCGGGCGTTGTGCTGGGTGGGATCGCCGGCGGCTTGCTGGCGGTACCGCTGGTCGCCGTGCTCAACACCGCCATCCGCTCACTGCTGGCCACGGACCCCGAAGAACTGCTGGGCGAGCTGACGCCGGACCGTAAAGGTATCTATGTGGCCGAACCGGATTCACCGGAAGTCGGGGACCACTCCACGGTCGGACCGCAGACCCTGGGCCGTTTCGATATCGGTGCCCTGCTCGCCGAAGCGCAGCGGCGGTTACCGCTGGCCCGGACCGCCGACCCGGACCCGCGCGGCACCGATACCCTCACTCGGCCGGATCCGGTCGCCGACCGGCGTGAAAACCGAGATGAGCAGGGCTTACCCCGGGTCCCGCCACCCCCGTATCCGGGAATGCCCTGA
- a CDS encoding DUF1707 SHOCT-like domain-containing protein — MNGPDPVFDGAGPGSQVGNRDLRVSDAEREHVGQLLQRAVGLGMLSLGEFTERMDTALASRTRGELNSVLVDLPGVRLIGEPTTERASGHGKPVPLPQPGAATSGLAAMVQGGVIRPRMSGVNRRGNWQVAPMLRVNSWLSGVTLDFTQAIMTTQVVEIQVDDYASSLTLMVPQEATVDLDGLELVGSSVNNKVRSGPPIGPLHLLVHGRVRFGSVTARQPFMAHWRRLLGQ, encoded by the coding sequence ATGAACGGCCCGGATCCGGTTTTCGACGGTGCGGGTCCCGGTAGCCAGGTCGGCAACCGGGACCTGCGTGTTTCCGATGCCGAACGGGAACATGTCGGGCAACTGCTGCAGCGCGCGGTGGGTCTGGGCATGCTCTCCCTCGGGGAGTTCACCGAGCGGATGGATACCGCCCTGGCCTCGCGGACCCGCGGCGAACTGAACTCGGTACTCGTCGATCTGCCCGGGGTCCGGTTGATCGGCGAACCCACCACCGAGCGAGCGTCCGGTCACGGTAAACCCGTGCCGCTACCGCAACCCGGCGCCGCCACCTCCGGGCTGGCCGCGATGGTGCAGGGCGGGGTCATCCGGCCGCGTATGTCCGGGGTGAACCGCCGGGGCAATTGGCAGGTCGCTCCGATGCTGCGGGTCAACAGCTGGTTGTCCGGGGTGACCCTGGATTTCACCCAGGCGATCATGACCACCCAGGTGGTGGAGATCCAGGTCGACGACTACGCGAGTTCACTCACCCTCATGGTGCCGCAGGAAGCCACGGTCGATCTGGACGGCCTCGAACTGGTCGGTTCCAGCGTCAACAACAAGGTCCGCAGCGGCCCGCCGATCGGCCCGCTGCATCTGCTGGTGCACGGACGGGTCCGATTCGGGTCGGTCACCGCCAGGCAACCCTTCATGGCGCACTGGCGGCGACTGCTCGGGCAGTGA
- a CDS encoding MMPL family transporter, producing the protein MFTRWGDLVYRLRFAVIGVVVAGMLGLGAYGLGLADHLSSSGLFDPNSESVEAAELSDGAWGRDHQADVLVLYTAPEGQTIDSDPAFRDKIVDSLNRLPRDHPDQIDKVNAAYWKTETGESQPAVFGSKDKTKTFASIAIVGDNDTEMVRNFRAVKDVFDIDGVNVQVAGLQPVSGTLNDTMAHDQHRMEILAIPAVGILLFFIFGGVVAAALPLIIGGLTIISANGIIMMLTKFTEVNTFVGAVVSMIGLGLAIDYGLFIVSRFREELAEGYDTAAAVRRSVTTAGRTVVFSATMIIASLGGLLLFPQGFLKSMAYGTIATVALAALASITLLPAMLSVLGKRVDMLSFKQIRKTKSAEEVEASFWGRATTWVMQHPLKIAIPICVLLLLLIIPVKNLAFGGMSERYLPPDNATRVAQEEFDQTFPLRQSDPIQLIFIGENTRSIAKVMKEADKAPGLADASGFSVPSQSPERKDLFRSSATLLDSEDYEPTVDYLRSIEVPDDVTMLVGGQPTLQMDSIDALLDRIPLMIAMVLLVTTVLMFLTFGSLVLPIKAALMSALGLGSTLGILTWIFVDGHGAGLLNFTPQAIMSPVLVLIIAIIYGLSTDYEVFLLSRMVEARAQGASTTEAVRIGTAHTGRIITAAALILLVVTGAFAFSDLVMMQYIAYGMIAALIIDATILRMLLVPATMKLLGDDCWWAPAWMKRIQQKIGLGEPILDDERPGGGDVVDLVKTTPVTDPVTMLMPAIDTEKQRKTPVLKRSREEIESAAPTAHMQSVDKGQSKAARNQPPAPGPAAPKQQMPTPLDPTRPRANPRTESSGEPRRGASEEPGSRGPRPPAEGHGPQPSATQSPTEGRSPNRNPQQHAGGAEPGVGASRLPGRMPEAGRGPGAPGPEPGRGPGPRSDLRPQPGRAPGNPPGPGRPQNDHPGPDQPRPAADTPRAPASPSGPPAGPGRAGFGTPNLRGLFASEPTEDADAQNASGRTVYPTPADAPPLPPTPQQTRTGGTTPRPQPDSSPRIPGAPGQPGGAIRPPAPPRPPAPEGRPPGRPGPGQGPARPPVPPRRPGPDVQPDTRSPQDQGSQPRRMPRIPDPGAAPGRPASALPELPRRVPGAQPPAVPGLYRAPEPPTRPAERPAPVEQRPEQRPDSLAQQSAEGTGPQQNPDPRERNSIESWMAGLRSARRQQAGTPADDSGRHQHGEGRSVSVNELLRRREQD; encoded by the coding sequence GTGTTCACCCGCTGGGGCGATCTGGTCTATCGGTTGCGATTCGCCGTCATCGGAGTTGTCGTCGCCGGGATGCTGGGCCTCGGGGCCTACGGTCTCGGGCTGGCGGACCATCTCAGCTCCAGCGGTCTGTTCGATCCGAACTCCGAATCCGTCGAGGCCGCCGAACTGTCCGACGGGGCTTGGGGGCGCGACCACCAAGCCGATGTGCTGGTTCTCTATACCGCGCCCGAGGGTCAGACCATCGACAGTGATCCGGCGTTCCGGGACAAGATCGTCGACAGCCTGAACCGGCTGCCCCGGGACCATCCGGATCAGATCGACAAGGTCAACGCCGCCTACTGGAAGACCGAGACCGGCGAATCCCAGCCCGCGGTCTTCGGTTCCAAGGACAAGACCAAGACCTTCGCCTCCATCGCGATCGTCGGCGACAACGACACCGAGATGGTCCGCAACTTCCGGGCCGTCAAGGACGTTTTCGATATCGACGGCGTCAATGTGCAGGTAGCGGGCCTACAGCCGGTGTCGGGCACGCTCAACGACACCATGGCGCACGACCAGCACCGCATGGAGATCCTGGCCATCCCGGCTGTGGGCATCCTGCTGTTCTTCATCTTCGGCGGCGTGGTGGCCGCGGCCCTGCCGCTGATCATCGGCGGCCTGACCATCATCAGCGCCAACGGCATCATCATGATGCTGACGAAGTTCACCGAGGTGAACACATTCGTCGGGGCGGTGGTCTCGATGATCGGTCTCGGTCTGGCCATCGACTACGGGCTGTTCATCGTCAGCCGCTTCCGCGAGGAACTCGCCGAGGGATACGACACCGCGGCGGCGGTCCGCCGCTCGGTGACCACCGCCGGACGTACGGTCGTCTTCTCCGCGACGATGATCATCGCCAGCCTCGGCGGTCTGCTCCTCTTCCCGCAGGGCTTCCTCAAGTCCATGGCCTACGGCACCATCGCCACCGTCGCGCTGGCCGCGCTCGCCTCGATCACCCTGCTGCCCGCCATGCTGAGCGTGCTGGGCAAACGGGTCGACATGCTCAGCTTCAAGCAGATCCGCAAGACCAAATCCGCCGAGGAGGTCGAAGCCAGCTTCTGGGGCCGGGCCACCACCTGGGTCATGCAACATCCACTCAAGATCGCCATTCCGATCTGTGTGCTGCTCCTGCTGCTGATCATCCCGGTGAAGAACCTCGCCTTCGGCGGTATGAGCGAACGCTATCTGCCGCCGGACAACGCCACCCGGGTCGCGCAGGAGGAATTCGACCAGACCTTCCCGCTGCGCCAATCCGATCCGATCCAGTTGATCTTCATCGGCGAGAACACCCGGTCCATCGCGAAAGTGATGAAGGAGGCCGACAAGGCTCCGGGCCTGGCGGATGCGTCCGGGTTCTCGGTCCCTTCCCAATCCCCCGAGCGCAAGGATCTCTTCCGCTCGAGCGCGACCCTGCTCGATTCCGAGGATTACGAACCGACCGTCGACTATCTCCGGTCGATCGAGGTCCCCGACGATGTGACCATGCTGGTCGGCGGTCAGCCGACGCTGCAGATGGACAGTATCGACGCCCTGCTGGACCGGATCCCGTTGATGATCGCCATGGTGCTGTTGGTCACCACGGTGCTGATGTTCCTGACATTCGGGTCACTGGTGCTGCCCATCAAGGCAGCGCTGATGAGCGCCCTCGGCCTCGGCTCCACCCTCGGCATCCTGACCTGGATATTCGTCGACGGCCACGGCGCGGGCCTACTCAACTTCACCCCACAGGCCATCATGTCGCCGGTGCTGGTGCTGATCATCGCGATCATCTACGGCCTGTCCACCGACTACGAGGTGTTCCTGCTGTCGCGAATGGTCGAGGCCCGCGCGCAAGGCGCCTCGACCACCGAAGCGGTCCGTATCGGCACCGCGCACACCGGTCGCATCATCACCGCGGCCGCCCTGATCCTGCTGGTGGTGACCGGCGCCTTCGCGTTCTCCGATCTGGTGATGATGCAGTACATCGCCTACGGCATGATCGCCGCGCTCATCATCGACGCCACCATCCTGCGGATGCTGCTCGTTCCGGCGACCATGAAGCTGCTCGGCGACGACTGCTGGTGGGCACCCGCCTGGATGAAGCGGATCCAGCAGAAGATCGGTCTGGGCGAACCCATCCTCGACGATGAGCGGCCCGGCGGCGGCGATGTGGTCGACCTGGTCAAAACGACCCCGGTCACCGATCCGGTCACCATGCTGATGCCGGCGATCGACACCGAGAAGCAGCGCAAAACCCCGGTGCTCAAACGCAGCCGGGAAGAGATCGAGTCGGCCGCACCGACCGCGCATATGCAGTCGGTGGACAAGGGACAGAGCAAAGCCGCTCGCAACCAGCCTCCGGCGCCCGGTCCCGCGGCGCCCAAACAGCAGATGCCCACCCCACTGGATCCGACGCGTCCGCGCGCGAACCCGCGCACCGAGAGTTCCGGTGAGCCCCGCCGGGGCGCGTCCGAAGAACCCGGTAGCCGTGGTCCCCGCCCACCCGCCGAGGGCCACGGTCCGCAGCCCTCCGCGACGCAGTCGCCCACCGAAGGCCGGTCGCCCAACCGGAATCCTCAGCAGCACGCGGGTGGCGCCGAGCCGGGTGTGGGAGCGAGCCGTCTCCCCGGGCGTATGCCCGAAGCCGGGCGTGGCCCCGGCGCCCCGGGGCCCGAACCGGGCCGTGGTCCCGGCCCACGCAGCGATCTCCGGCCGCAACCCGGTCGCGCTCCCGGTAACCCGCCCGGTCCCGGCCGCCCGCAGAACGATCACCCCGGACCGGACCAGCCCAGGCCCGCCGCCGACACACCGCGCGCCCCGGCTTCTCCGAGCGGGCCCCCGGCCGGACCGGGCCGCGCCGGGTTCGGCACGCCGAACCTGCGGGGCCTGTTCGCCTCCGAACCGACCGAGGACGCCGACGCTCAGAACGCGAGCGGCCGCACCGTCTATCCGACCCCGGCCGACGCGCCTCCCCTACCGCCCACGCCGCAGCAGACCCGGACCGGCGGCACCACCCCCCGCCCCCAGCCGGACAGTTCACCGCGGATACCCGGTGCGCCCGGACAACCCGGTGGTGCGATCAGGCCGCCCGCCCCACCGCGTCCACCGGCACCCGAAGGACGTCCCCCCGGCCGTCCCGGCCCCGGCCAGGGTCCGGCGCGACCACCGGTTCCGCCGCGTCGCCCCGGACCCGACGTCCAGCCGGATACGCGGTCGCCGCAGGACCAGGGTTCGCAGCCGCGACGTATGCCCCGGATTCCCGATCCCGGCGCCGCTCCGGGTAGGCCCGCTTCGGCCCTACCCGAACTGCCGCGCCGGGTGCCGGGTGCCCAGCCTCCGGCGGTGCCCGGTCTCTACCGGGCACCGGAGCCGCCGACCCGGCCCGCCGAACGTCCGGCCCCCGTCGAACAGCGACCCGAACAGCGACCCGACAGCTTGGCTCAGCAGTCCGCCGAAGGGACCGGCCCCCAGCAGAATCCGGACCCGCGCGAACGCAACAGCATCGAGTCGTGGATGGCGGGTCTGCGATCCGCGCGCCGTCAACAGGCCGGTACGCCGGCCGATGACAGCGGCCGCCACCAGCACGGTGAGGGCCGTTCGGTCAGCGTGAACGAACTGCTGCGCCGACGCGAACAGGATTAG
- a CDS encoding NYN domain-containing protein codes for MSVSEVAPAGDEVAGSLHESGEETVGPEADGLRRVLLVWDAPNLDMGLGAILGGRPTAAYRPRFDALGRWLLARTTELSAGEKQRLEPEATVFTNIAPGTADVVRPWVEALRNVGYAVFAKPKIDEDSDVDSDMLGHIAQRTRGSGLAGIIVASADGQAFREPLEQLADDGIPVQVLGFREHASWAVTSDTLEFVDLEDIPGVFREPLPRVSLDSLPDEGAWLQPFRPLSALLTSRPAQGVA; via the coding sequence ATGAGCGTCAGTGAAGTGGCCCCGGCCGGCGACGAGGTTGCCGGAAGTCTGCACGAATCCGGCGAGGAGACCGTCGGCCCCGAGGCGGACGGCCTGCGGCGGGTCCTGCTGGTCTGGGACGCGCCGAACCTGGACATGGGCTTGGGCGCCATCCTGGGTGGGCGGCCCACCGCCGCCTATCGACCCCGTTTCGACGCGCTCGGCCGCTGGCTGCTGGCCCGCACCACCGAACTCTCGGCCGGCGAGAAGCAGCGGCTGGAACCCGAAGCCACCGTGTTCACCAATATCGCCCCCGGAACCGCGGACGTGGTCCGGCCGTGGGTCGAGGCGCTACGCAATGTCGGGTATGCCGTTTTCGCGAAGCCGAAGATCGACGAGGATTCCGATGTCGATTCGGATATGCTCGGCCATATCGCGCAGCGCACCCGAGGTTCGGGTCTGGCCGGGATCATTGTGGCCTCCGCCGACGGGCAGGCGTTCCGCGAACCGCTGGAACAGCTGGCCGACGACGGCATCCCGGTTCAGGTGCTCGGCTTCCGCGAGCACGCGAGTTGGGCAGTAACATCCGATACTCTCGAATTCGTCGACCTCGAGGACATCCCCGGAGTTTTCCGCGAACCGCTACCGCGGGTGAGCCTCGACTCGCTGCCCGACGAGGGTGCCTGGCTGCAGCCGTTCCGGCCGCTGTCGGCGCTGCTCACCTCTCGCCCCGCACAAGGAGTCGCTTAA
- the trmB gene encoding tRNA (guanosine(46)-N7)-methyltransferase TrmB translates to MLDNRAVNDAVHPSSDSVPVALSETSGDTGGRRRRHAGSRLYPRVTSFRSRRGALTPNQQQSWDRSWPVLGREVADEPLDADAWFGRSAPLVIEIGCGTGTATAAMAQAEPELNLIGIEVYQPGLAQLVQRIEREEIGNIRLLRGDAVDVLENMIAPGSLTGVRVFFPDPWPKARHHKRRLLQPATLALVADRLRPGGILHVATDHAGYAEHIAEVGAAEPLLIGLNEATGGTGAEQRDAAPIGFERPVTKFESKAHTAGSAINEFIWGKIE, encoded by the coding sequence ATGCTGGACAATAGGGCTGTGAACGACGCCGTGCACCCCAGCTCCGACTCCGTTCCCGTCGCCCTCTCGGAAACCTCCGGCGATACCGGAGGCCGGCGGCGACGGCACGCCGGTTCCCGTCTCTACCCCCGGGTCACCAGTTTCCGCTCCCGGCGCGGTGCGCTCACCCCCAACCAGCAGCAATCCTGGGACCGCAGCTGGCCGGTACTCGGCCGGGAGGTCGCCGACGAACCGCTCGACGCCGACGCCTGGTTCGGGCGCAGCGCGCCACTGGTGATCGAGATCGGATGCGGTACCGGCACCGCGACCGCCGCCATGGCCCAGGCAGAACCCGAGCTGAACCTCATCGGCATCGAGGTCTATCAGCCCGGATTGGCCCAGTTGGTCCAACGGATCGAGCGCGAGGAAATCGGTAATATCCGGCTGCTGCGCGGCGATGCCGTAGATGTGCTGGAGAACATGATTGCTCCCGGGTCGCTGACCGGTGTGCGGGTGTTCTTTCCGGACCCGTGGCCCAAGGCCCGCCACCACAAACGCCGGCTGCTGCAACCGGCAACGCTGGCCCTCGTCGCCGACCGGTTGCGGCCGGGCGGAATTCTGCACGTGGCCACCGACCACGCAGGGTACGCCGAGCATATTGCCGAGGTCGGCGCGGCCGAGCCCCTGCTCATCGGGTTGAACGAGGCCACCGGCGGTACCGGTGCCGAGCAGCGCGACGCCGCGCCGATCGGTTTCGAGCGACCGGTCACCAAGTTCGAGAGCAAGGCACACACCGCCGGTAGTGCGATCAACGAGTTCATATGGGGCAAGATCGAATGA